A genomic window from Georgenia sp. TF02-10 includes:
- a CDS encoding DUF3140 domain-containing protein has product MATSIVDDVLWENFHTVVNMTSRELRDWLAVQGAGEETEELPDQAGPHLGHRVLEILGKRRSDLNPDDVDVMRRVVDKVASQRRDDLEPTAGDDRWRRRLMNIGHDPLKPPRD; this is encoded by the coding sequence GTGGCCACCAGCATCGTCGACGACGTGCTCTGGGAGAACTTCCACACCGTGGTCAACATGACGTCCCGCGAGCTGCGCGACTGGCTCGCCGTCCAGGGCGCCGGGGAGGAGACCGAGGAGCTGCCCGACCAGGCGGGGCCGCACCTCGGCCACCGGGTGCTGGAGATCCTCGGCAAGCGGCGCTCCGACCTCAACCCCGACGACGTCGACGTCATGCGGCGGGTCGTCGACAAGGTCGCCTCCCAGCGACGCGACGACCTCGAGCCCACCGCCGGCGACGACCGGTGGCGCCGCCGGCTGATGAACATCGGGCACGACCCCCTCAAGCCGCCCCGGGACTGA